In Aliidongia dinghuensis, the DNA window GCCCTGTCGGGGTGGAACGGCTTCAGCCTCCGCTGGTACGCCGCCGTCGCCGAAGACCACGATATGCTGCGCGCGCTCGCCAATTCGCTGATCGTCGCCTCCGTTGCGACGACGGCCGGCACGGCTGTCGCGGTGCTGGCGGCACTTGGCACGTCGGGCGCCCGCTTTCGCCGGCAGAGTGCGTTCGAGGCGATGATCGGCCTCCCGCTCATCGTGCCGGATGTGGTGGCTGCCATCGCCATGCTGCTGTTGTTCGTGGCGCTCGGCCTGCCGCTCGGCCTCGCGAGCCTGATGCTGGCGCACACGGTCTTTGCCGTGCCGGTCGCCTATCTGCCGATCCAGGCCCGCCTCCAGGGGCTCGACCCGTCGCTCGGCGAGGCCGCGGCAGACCTTGGTGCCGGCCCCGCGACGAGCTTCCGGCGGATCGTGCTGCCGCTGATCTGGCCGGGCATCGTCGCGGGCGCGATGCTCGCCTTCATCGGGTCTCTGGGCGACGTGGTCGTCAGCTACTTCGTGTCAGGACCGGGTGCCACGACCCTGCCCGTCTATGTCTTCAGCATGGTCCGCATGGGCATCACGCCCGCCGTCAACGCCGTTTCGACGCTGCTGGTCGCGGTCTCGGTGACGCTGCTTCTGATTTCGTACCTGCTCGGCCGCCGTTTCCGGTAGCCGGGCGCAAACCAGGGGGATGGGATGAAAAGCCGGGCTCTCGCGGGATTGGTCTCTGTACTTTCCATCGTCGTCGCGGCGGCGCCGGCTCATGCCGAGACGAAGGAGCTCTTCCTCTACAATTGGTCCAACTACATGCCGCCGGACCTCTTGAAGCGCTTCGAGGCCGAGACCGGCATCAAGGTCACGCTCGACACCTATGATTCGAACGAGACCATGCTGGCCAAGATCCAGGCCGGCGGTGGCGGCTACGACGTGGTCGTGCCGTCCGGCCCGACACTCCAGACCATGATCCGCGACAAGCTGCTGATCGAGATCGACGCAAGCAAGCTCGCGAACTTCAAGAACGTGCGCGAGCCGTTCAACCACCCCGACTACGACCCGGCCCGCGCCTATTCCGTGCCCTACATGTGGGGCATCACGGCAATCGCCTACGACACCGCCAAGGTCGCGGGCGGCGCCAAGCTCGAGAACAGCTGGAAGGAGCTGTTCGAGCCGCGGCCGGAATTCGTCGGCAAAATCGGCATGCTGAAGGACGTGGGCGAGGTGATCGGCGCCGCGGCGCACTACCTCGGCTACGACTATTGCACCGCCAAGCCGGAGGAAGGCCAGAAGATCCTGGAACTGCTGGAAAAGCAGAAGCCGGCGGTGAAGCTCTACAATTCCGAAGGCACGGTCGACCGCGTCGCGAGCGGCGAAGTCGCCATGGAGCTGATGTGGAACGGCTCGTTTCACCGCGCCCACAAGAAGCTCGCGACCACCGCCTACATCTTCCCCAAGGAGGGCATGAACCTGTGGGGCGACAGTCTGGCCGTGCCGAAGGGCGCCAAGAACGTCGAGAACGCCAAGATCTTCATCAACTGGATGATGGACCCGAAGAACGCGGCCGAGGCTTCGAATTTCACCGGCTACAACAACGCGATCACTGGCGCAGACGCCTATCTCACGCCCGAGCTCAAGGCCGACCCGGCGATCAATGTCTCGCCGGAAGTGACGGCGCTGTTCCGGCCGACCAAGGACTGTCCGAAGGCAGCGCTCGACATGGACGACAAGATCTGGACGCGGCTGCTGCGCTGAAGCCTTTCATCCCCGGAGGAACCATGTCTCAGACACCCCCTGCGACCACAACGGTCGTGAAGACCATTCGTTTCGACCCGGCGAGCGCTGCCGACCCGTCGATGCCGACCACGACACGCGAATGGTATGCCGACCCGACCGGCTGCTTTAAGAGCGGCTTTTGGGCGAGCGCACCCGGCCGCGCCGAGATCCGCTACGACAAGGACGAGCTCTGCGTCATTCTCGAAGGCGTGGTGCGCCTGACAGACGGTGCCGGCGACAGCCAGACCTATCGCGCCGGCGACACGTTCGTGATCCCACGCGGGTTCACCGGCATCTGGGAAACCATTGAACCGACGCGTAAATTCTACGCGATCCATCGCAACGGCGGGAATTGAGCCGGCCGACGGCCGGTGGAATGCCGCGATGGATTACATCGACAGCTACTATGCACGAACGCTCGAGGAGCGATCGGACTACCCGATCCTCTCGAGCGGCCTCGACGTCGAAACCCTGGTGGTCGGCGGCGGTCTTGCCGGGACCGCCACGGCTCTCGACCTGGCGGAGCGCGGTCGCAACGTCGCGCTCGTCGAGGCCAACCGGATCGGCTGGGGCGCTTCCGGCCGCAACGGCGGCTTCGCCTCGGAGGGCTTCCCTCAGGGCTACATGGCGCTGGTCAAACGCGTCGGCCGCGAACGGGCACGTGAGATCCATCAGGTCGCACGCATGGGCCTCAAGCTGGTACGCGACCGCATCGACGCCTATGGGATCGCCTGCGGGCCACTCCAGCAGGGCGCCCTCCGCTGCAACATCGCGGGGCATGGCGACGACCTTCTCACCTTCCGCGACTTCATGGCCGGCACATTTGACACCGTCATGGAGTACTGGCCGCGAGCGCGCGTGGAAGACGCGCTATCAACGACCCGCTACGCCGACGCGCTTTTCGTGCCGAGCACGATTGCCGTTCATCCGCTCAATCTCAACCTGGGCCTGGCCCGCGCCTGTACCGAACGCGGCGGCAAGGTCTTCCAGGAAACGCCGGCGCTGTCGATAGACCGGCGTGGCGATCGCGTGGTCGTGCGCACGCCCGGTGGCCGCATCACTGCCAATCAGCTGGTTCTGACCTGCGGCGGCTACATCGATGGGCTGCACGGTCCGCTGTCCCGCGCGACCATCCCGATCGCGACCTTCGTAATGGCGACGGAACCGCTCGGCGATCGGCTGGCACGGGCCATCCGCGTGCCCTACGCGATCTTCGACAATCAGGTCGGTGTCAACTACTACCGCCCGCTTGCCGACGGGCGCGTGCTCTGGGGCGGGCGGGTGCTCGCCTGGGAACCGCCGGTCGACCGTATCGCCGCCTTGCTGAAGCATGACATTGCCAGCTTCTATCCGGACCTGGCCGACGCACGGGTCGAGGTCGCCTGGGGCGGCGCCATGCCGATGACCCGTCATAAGCTCCCCGTCATCGGCCGGACCGCGCCGAATGTCTGGTACGCGACCGGCTTCGGCGGCCTCGGGGTCACGCTCACCTCGGCATTTGGTCGCCTCATCGGACAGGCGATCGCCGAGGGCGACGAAACCTGGCGCCTGTTCGAGGCATTTGGCCTGCCCTTCGCCGGCGGCAAGCTCGGCCGCATCCCGGCCCAACTCGTCTACTGGTCGCACAAACTGCGCGCCAGGCTCGGCCCGGCGGGCGCGCACTGATGGCGCCCGTGCTGGACCAAGCATCGCCGCCCCAGGGCCTGTGGGCCGCGACCGGCCTTGCGGCCCGTCCGGCCGAAGCGGCGCGCTCGGACATCTCGACCGAGGTCGCCATCATCGGCGGCGGCTTCTGCGGGCTCTCGGCCGCCCTTCACCTTGCGGAACGCGGCATCGAGGCGACGGTCCTCGAAGCCGAGGCGGCGGGCTGGGGTGCGTCGGGCCGAAACGGCGGCCAGGTCATTGCCGGCCTGAAGCTTGATCCGCGGGAGATGGTCGCGAAGTTCGGGCGGGAGCAGGGCCAAGCGCTGCACCGCTTCGGCGCCGCCACCGCCGACCTTGTGTTCTCAATCGTCGAGCGGTTCCAGATCCGCTGCGAGGCTCATCGCGACGGCTGGATTCAGGCGGCCCGCTCTGAGCCCGTGCTGGCGGCGATCCAGGCGCGCGCCGCCGACCTTGCGCACCAAGGCGAGGCGGTCGAGCTCATCGGGGCCGAACAAATCGCCGATCTGACCGGGACGCGTTTCTTCGCCGGCGGCATGCTCGACCGTCGGTCCGGCACCGTGCAGCCGCTGAGCTACGCCCGCGGCCTCGCCGCCGGCGCCGTCGCCACGGGCGCGCGCCTCGTGCACGGCTGCCGGGTCACGGGCCTCGCGCGCGAAGGCGGTCGCTGGCGGCTGGAGACCAGCGGCCCGAAAGCCAATGGCCCCACGGTGCGCGCCCGCCACGTGCTGATCGCGACCAACGCCTACCTGGGCGACCTCTATCCCGTGCTCAAAACCGCAATGATTGTGGTCGAGAGCATCCAGATCGCGACCGAGCCGCTCTCCGCCGCACTCGACCGGGCAGTTCTGCCGAGCCGCCTGCCGGTGTCTGACCTCATGGATCTTGGCGTCTATTTTCGCCGCGATGACGCAGGCCGCTTCGTGATCGGCGGCAGCGGCAGCCTGACCGGCCGGACTTCGCCCGCGCTTTTCACCGCCCTTGCCCGCTCAGCCGGCGTGCTTTATCCGGCGCTCCGGCCCGAGCATTTCACCAGCCGCTGGGGCGGCAAACTGACGCTGACACCCGACCATCTGCCGCGCCTTGTCTCGCCCGAGCCCGGCCTCCATGTCGCCTACGGCTGCAACGGGCGCGGCGTGGCACTCATGACCATGATGGGCAAGCTCGCAGCCGCACGAATCGCCGGCGATGTTTCAGACGACCTGCCGATCGCGACCCTGCCGCCGGCCCGCTACCCGCTCCACACTCTGCGCCTGCCCGTGATGATGGCCGTGCGGCGTGTCCGACGCCTGCGCCGCACCTTCGCCCGCGGCTAGTGCCGCCCGAGGAGATCTTGAATGGACCTGCCGAACTCGCTTCACGCCCGCGACATCGCGCACGTGCTGCATCCCTATACCAATCTCAGCCTGCATCGGACCGAAGGGCCGCTCATCATCGAGCGCGGCGACGGCATCCATGTCGTAGACGACCAGGGCAACCGCTACATCGAGGCGATGAGCGGCCTGTTTTGCGCCTCGCTGGGCTTTAGCGAGCAGCGCCTCGTCGAGGCAGCGGTCCGGCAGATGAGCGCACTGCCGTTCTACCATTCGTTCGGGCACAAATCGAACCAGCCGGTCGTCGAGTTGGCCGAACGGCTGCTCGCAATGGCGCCGGTGCCGATGTCCAAGGTGTTCTTCGCCAATTCCGGCTCGGAGGCGAACGACACGGCGGTCAAGCTCGTCTGGTACTATCACAACGCCATCGGCAAGCCCGACAAGAAGAAGATCATCTCGCGCATCAAGGCCTATCACGGCGTCACGGTCGCAACCGCGAGCCTGACGGGCCTTCCGAACAATCATCGCGACTTCGACCTGCCGATCGCGCGCATCCTGCACACGGACTGCCCCGGCTATTATCGATTTGGCCGGCCGGGCGAGAGCGAAGAGGAGTTCGCGACCCGCTGCGCCCAGTCGCTGGAGGATCTCATCCTGCGCGAAGGGCCGGACACGGTCGGTGCCTTCATCGCCGAGCCGGTGATGGTGTCCGGCGGCTGCATCGTGCCACCGGCAACGTATTTCGCGAAGGTCCAGGCCGTCCTGAAGAAATACGACGTGCTGCTGATCGCCGACGAGGTCATCTGCGGCTTCGGCCGGACCGGCAACATGTTCGGCAGCGAGACCTTCGGGCTCGAGCCCGACATGATGACGATGGCGAAGCAGCTCTCGGCCGCCTATCAGCCGATCTCGGCGCTCATGGTCAACGCCAGGATCTTCGAGGCGATGGTGGCGGAAAGCGAGAAGATCGGCACGTTCGGCCACGGCTTCACCTATAGCGGCCACCCGGTCGCCGCGGCGGTGGCACTCGAGACGCTCAAGATCTATGAGGAGCGCGACATCCTCGGCCATGTGCGCGCCATAGCGCCTCGCTTCCAGGCGGCGCTCCGGCGGCTCGGCGAACATCCACTGGTCGGCGAGGCACGCGGCGTCGGGCTCGTCGGCACGCTCGAGCTGGTGCAGGACAAGCAGACCCGCGAGAATTTCCCGCCAGCCATGGCGGTCGCAGCCCAAGCCGGCAAGCTCGCCCAAGCCCACGGCGTCATCACCCGTGGCATGGGCGACAATTTCAATCTTTGTCCGCCGCTCATCATCACCGAGCGGGAACTCGACGACCTGATGGTCCGTGTCGAGCGGACGCTTGACGATACAGCCCGTTGGCTCGACGCCAGCGCGCACCGGTAAGAGGTCGCGCACCATGCGAAATTTCGAGAACTCGGGACGGTCGCTCGCGGCGGGCCGGCACGGAATGGCGGCGACCTCTCATCCAACGGCGACCCTGGCGGCACTCGATATTCTTCGCGACGGCGGGAACGCGATGGACGCCGCCGTCGCTGCCTGCGCCGTGCAATCGGTCGTCGAAGCCGGGTCGACGGGCATTGGCGGGGACTGCTTCGTCCTGCTGTCCAGAGAGGGTTCGGAGGATATCGTCGCCTACAACGGCTCCGGCCGCAGTCCAGCAGCGGCAACGGCAGCCTGGTATCGCGACCGAGGGATGACCGCGCTGCCCCGTCAGTCGCCACATGCCGTGACCGTGCCGGGCGCGGTCGAGGCCTGGGCTCGGCTCGTTCATGACCATGGACGCTTGGACCTGGGCCGGCTTCTGAAGCCGGCCATTGAGCTCGCCCGTGACGGATATGTCCTGACACCGCGCGTCGCGCGCGATCTCTCGCTGCAGGCGGAACTGCTGTCACGCAATCCGGCGGCGGCCGCTACATTCCTGGCCGGGGAAAGCGCGCCCGAAATGGGCA includes these proteins:
- a CDS encoding NAD(P)/FAD-dependent oxidoreductase; the encoded protein is MDYIDSYYARTLEERSDYPILSSGLDVETLVVGGGLAGTATALDLAERGRNVALVEANRIGWGASGRNGGFASEGFPQGYMALVKRVGRERAREIHQVARMGLKLVRDRIDAYGIACGPLQQGALRCNIAGHGDDLLTFRDFMAGTFDTVMEYWPRARVEDALSTTRYADALFVPSTIAVHPLNLNLGLARACTERGGKVFQETPALSIDRRGDRVVVRTPGGRITANQLVLTCGGYIDGLHGPLSRATIPIATFVMATEPLGDRLARAIRVPYAIFDNQVGVNYYRPLADGRVLWGGRVLAWEPPVDRIAALLKHDIASFYPDLADARVEVAWGGAMPMTRHKLPVIGRTAPNVWYATGFGGLGVTLTSAFGRLIGQAIAEGDETWRLFEAFGLPFAGGKLGRIPAQLVYWSHKLRARLGPAGAH
- a CDS encoding NAD(P)/FAD-dependent oxidoreductase is translated as MAPVLDQASPPQGLWAATGLAARPAEAARSDISTEVAIIGGGFCGLSAALHLAERGIEATVLEAEAAGWGASGRNGGQVIAGLKLDPREMVAKFGREQGQALHRFGAATADLVFSIVERFQIRCEAHRDGWIQAARSEPVLAAIQARAADLAHQGEAVELIGAEQIADLTGTRFFAGGMLDRRSGTVQPLSYARGLAAGAVATGARLVHGCRVTGLAREGGRWRLETSGPKANGPTVRARHVLIATNAYLGDLYPVLKTAMIVVESIQIATEPLSAALDRAVLPSRLPVSDLMDLGVYFRRDDAGRFVIGGSGSLTGRTSPALFTALARSAGVLYPALRPEHFTSRWGGKLTLTPDHLPRLVSPEPGLHVAYGCNGRGVALMTMMGKLAAARIAGDVSDDLPIATLPPARYPLHTLRLPVMMAVRRVRRLRRTFARG
- a CDS encoding cupin domain-containing protein, producing MSQTPPATTTVVKTIRFDPASAADPSMPTTTREWYADPTGCFKSGFWASAPGRAEIRYDKDELCVILEGVVRLTDGAGDSQTYRAGDTFVIPRGFTGIWETIEPTRKFYAIHRNGGN
- a CDS encoding ABC transporter permease — its product is MSRDLSLFRFPLVGPAAWAVITYLYLPIVVLVALSFNAGDSALSGWNGFSLRWYAAVAEDHDMLRALANSLIVASVATTAGTAVAVLAALGTSGARFRRQSAFEAMIGLPLIVPDVVAAIAMLLLFVALGLPLGLASLMLAHTVFAVPVAYLPIQARLQGLDPSLGEAAADLGAGPATSFRRIVLPLIWPGIVAGAMLAFIGSLGDVVVSYFVSGPGATTLPVYVFSMVRMGITPAVNAVSTLLVAVSVTLLLISYLLGRRFR
- a CDS encoding aspartate aminotransferase family protein, with product MDLPNSLHARDIAHVLHPYTNLSLHRTEGPLIIERGDGIHVVDDQGNRYIEAMSGLFCASLGFSEQRLVEAAVRQMSALPFYHSFGHKSNQPVVELAERLLAMAPVPMSKVFFANSGSEANDTAVKLVWYYHNAIGKPDKKKIISRIKAYHGVTVATASLTGLPNNHRDFDLPIARILHTDCPGYYRFGRPGESEEEFATRCAQSLEDLILREGPDTVGAFIAEPVMVSGGCIVPPATYFAKVQAVLKKYDVLLIADEVICGFGRTGNMFGSETFGLEPDMMTMAKQLSAAYQPISALMVNARIFEAMVAESEKIGTFGHGFTYSGHPVAAAVALETLKIYEERDILGHVRAIAPRFQAALRRLGEHPLVGEARGVGLVGTLELVQDKQTRENFPPAMAVAAQAGKLAQAHGVITRGMGDNFNLCPPLIITERELDDLMVRVERTLDDTARWLDASAHR
- a CDS encoding extracellular solute-binding protein, with the translated sequence MKSRALAGLVSVLSIVVAAAPAHAETKELFLYNWSNYMPPDLLKRFEAETGIKVTLDTYDSNETMLAKIQAGGGGYDVVVPSGPTLQTMIRDKLLIEIDASKLANFKNVREPFNHPDYDPARAYSVPYMWGITAIAYDTAKVAGGAKLENSWKELFEPRPEFVGKIGMLKDVGEVIGAAAHYLGYDYCTAKPEEGQKILELLEKQKPAVKLYNSEGTVDRVASGEVAMELMWNGSFHRAHKKLATTAYIFPKEGMNLWGDSLAVPKGAKNVENAKIFINWMMDPKNAAEASNFTGYNNAITGADAYLTPELKADPAINVSPEVTALFRPTKDCPKAALDMDDKIWTRLLR